In Penicillium oxalicum strain HP7-1 chromosome I, whole genome shotgun sequence, a single window of DNA contains:
- a CDS encoding Proline iminopeptidase, protein MTGYEHSDPFDQGMLPVGSIHHLHYEQYGQPDGKPVLYLHGGPGGHTSKANTVYFNPQVYRVILFDQRGTGKSRPLLELRENSTPYLVADLETLRAHLKIPKWHMVFGGSWGSTLALLYAQAYPHLVGSLVTFGIFTAQRRETEWFHSPQGVANLFPEAYDAFVTFLPEEERGDLKTNYYKRLLSDDPTTRSETARAWNRWDLSIGWSLTETPDFDMLDNEAWSVPHALLEAHYMLNNFWLEDGQILKEENLAKIRHIPGTILQGRHDMVTPPKAAWGLQRELPQLQLIWLSSGHMPTAPETCVKLIEVCDQYASQDFGA, encoded by the exons ATGACTGGCTACGAGCACTCGGACCCCTTCGACCAAGGCATGCTGCCAGTCGGTTCGATCCATCACCTTCACTACGAACAATATGGACAGCCGGATGGAAAGCCAG TCCTCTATCTTCATGGTGGCCCTGGAGGCCACACCAGCAAAGCCAACACTGTCTATTTCAACCCCCAAGTCTATCGTGTAATTCTCTTTGATCAACGCGGCACTGGGAAATCTCGACCTCTGCTTGAACTTCGGGAGAATAGTACGCCATACTTGGTGGCCGATCTCGAGACACTTCGAGCTCATTTAAAGATCCCCAAATGGCACATGGTCTTTGGAGGTTCCTGGGGGTCCACTCTTGCCCTGCTCTACGCCCAGGCCTATCCACACCTGGTAGGCTCACTGGTCACTTTTGGCATCTTCACTGCTCAAAGGCGAGAAACCGAATGGTTCCATAGCCCTCAGGGTGTGGCCAACCTCTTCCCGGAAGCTTACGATGCCTTTGTCACTTTCTTACCGGAAGAAGAGCGCGGGGATCTCAAGACAAATTACTATAAACGACTCTTGTCGGATGATCCCACGACACGCAGTGAAACCGCGCGGGCATGGAACAGATGGGATCTCAGTATCGGCTGGTCTCTTACGGAAACTCCCGACTTTGACATGCTGGACAACGAAGCGTGGTCCGTGCCGCATGCGCTTCTCGAGGCTCACTACATGTTGAACAACTTCTGgctggaagatggccagaTTTTGAAAGAGGAGAATCTGGCCAAAATTCGTCATATCCCAG GGACCATTCTCCAGGGTAGGCATGATATGGTCACTCCTCCTAAAGCAGCATGGGGCCTTCAACGAGAGTTGCCTCAATTACAACTGATCTGGCTTTCTTCAGGCCACATGCCAACG GCTCCCGAGACTTGCGTCAAGTTGATCGAAGTCTGCGATCAATATGCAAGCCAAGACTTTGGCGCATAG
- a CDS encoding Copper-transporting ATPase, which produces MSPDRPSVNAVPATSSHPTMATTTIKVDGMTCGACTSAVEGAFKGVDGVGEVAVSLIMGRAVVQHDPSILAPAKVAELIEDCGFDAEVLSTEESQRPMRPSSLESPGPRLTTTTLAVEGMTCGACTSAVESGLQDAPGVVSVSVSLLSERAVVEHDEGVINPEQIAELIEDRGFGARVVETKSVPATSQTSTEQASPAGDSPGHLVTTIAIGGMTCGACTSSVQNAVANADGVIQFNISLLAERAVIVHDLSKVSAHALTTMVEDAGFDASVVSSEVQEPLSKKKQQLNLSIYGLRDAASAAALEETLLGRPGVQSASVKLATSRLQISFDTSVIGIRSVFEIIESAGYNALISDTDDKNAQLESLSKTKEIQEWRRAFLTSVSFAVPVFFLNMIFPMYLRAIDFGKFQVIQGLYLGDLICLGLTIPVQFGIGRRFYVTSYKSLRHKSPTMDVLVMLGTSAAFFYSCFTMLMAFLSEPHNRPSTVFDTSTMLITFITLGRWLENRAKGQTSAALSRLMSLAPSMTTIYEDPIAAEKLADEWNSAESPMQPESKLADDAAAVNQKIIPTELIQVGDIVILRPGDKVPADGVVIRGESYVDESMITGEALPIHKKKRSHIVAGTVNGTGAIDFKVIRAGKDTQLSQIVKLVQDAQTSRAPIQRMADLVAGYFVPAIIALGLTTFFGWMFLSHVLSNPPKIFQMEGSGGRVMVCLKLCISVVVFACPCALGLSTPTAVMVGTGVGAEHGILVKGGAVLEAATKVNHVVFDKTGTLTTGRMSVAQVKMEPHWTANDWRRRLWWLVVGLAEMGSEHPIGRAILAEAHSEVGQAGQDGLPGSVGDFDTCVGQGISAVVEPASSVERVRYHVLLGNATFLRSRDVSVPAAADPDSVDAGVESAASTSKPTAEPSGITHIHVAIDNRYAGRISLRDSVKDSSVAAIAALHRMGIATSMVTGDTLSTALSIAAAVGIPSSAVHASASPSDKRSIISTLQLNGDRVAMVGDGINDSPALATASVGIALASGTDVAMEAADIVLMRPDDLLSVPASLSLSRTVFNRIKLNLIWACLYNVIGLPFAMGLFLPFTGFMLPPMAAGAAMAMSSVSVVVSSLLLKLWRRPSWMQVERLEKEVASGAIPANGVSRKTGWWTPATILSDHPQSLRRRIQGGLASLWSIVSGRQTTIREDDGYVPLQTVEPPV; this is translated from the coding sequence ATGTCTCCGGACCGTCCTTCTGTGAACGCTGTGCCCGCTACCTCTTCACACcccaccatggccaccacAACCATCAAAGTGGATGGCATGACTTGCGGTGCCTGCACCTCCGCCGTGGAGGGAGCTTTCAAGGGAGTAGATGGTGTCGGCGAAGTTGCTGTCAGCCTCATCATGGGCCGCGCGGTGGTTCAACACGATCCATCAATACTCGCGCCCGCCAAGGTCGCCGAGTTGATTGAGGACTGCGGCTTCGACGCGGAAGTCTTGTCCACCGAAGAGTCTCAAAGGCCCATGAGACCATCGAGCTTGGAGAGCCCTGGACCGCGGCTTACGACGACTACACTTGCTGTTGAGGGTATGACCTGCGGCGCATGCACGTCGGCGGTGGAAAGCGGACTTCAAGACGCCCCAGGTGTCGTCTCCGTGAGCGTTTCTCTACTTTCCGAGCGTGCTGTGGTGGAACATGATGAGGGGGTCATCAACCCTGAGCAAATCGCAGAGCTCATAGAAGATCGCGGATTCGGCGCGCGAGTAGTGGAAACGAAATCGGTCCCGGCCACGTCTCAAACCTCGACCGAGCAGGCTAGTCCGGCGGGAGACAGCCCCGGCCATCTAGTCACTACGATCGCCATCGGCGGCATGACCTGCGGGGCTTGTACATCCAGTGTGCAGAACGCCGTCGCTAATGCTGACGGTGTGATTCAATTCAACATCAGTCTGTTGGCAGAGCGCGCTGTCATTGTACATGACTTATCCAAAGTTTCAGCCCATGCACTGACGACCATGGTCGAAGATGCCGGGTTTGATGCCTCCGTCGTTTCATCTGAAGTACAGGAACCTTtgtcaaaaaagaagcagcagcTGAACCTGAGCATCTACGGTTTGCGGGATGCCGCTTCGGCTGCGGCATTAGAAGAGACCCTACTAGGTCGGCCTGGTGTCCAGTCGGCATCAGTCAAGTTGGCGACATCACGTTTACAGATCTCATTTGATACATCCGTTATCGGCATTCGATCTGTATTTGAGATCATCGAGAGTGCCGGGTACAACGCCTTAATTTCCGACACCGATGACAAGAACGCGCAATTAGAATCGTTGTCGAAAACGAAAGAAATTCAGGAATGGCGGCGCGCATTCCTCACGTCCGTATCTTTCGCCGTGCCGGTCTTTTTTCTGAACATGATATTTCCAATGTATCTGCGCGCCATTGATTTTGGCAAGTTTCAGGTCATTCAAGGTCTCTACTTGGGTGACTTGATCTGTCTCGGCCTCACAATCCCTGTGCAATTCGGGATTGGTCGACGCTTCTATGTCACCAGCTATAAGTCACTGCGGCACAAATCGCCGACCATGGATGTGCTCGTCATGCTGGGCACTTCTGCAGCCTTCTTCTACAGTTGCTTTACGATGCTCATGGCTTTTCTCAGCGAGCCTCACAATCGTCCAAGTACCGTATTTGACACCAGCACGATGCTAATCACCTTCATCACGCTCGGCAGGTGGCTTGAGAATCGGGCCAAAGGACAAACTTCGGCGGCTCTTTCCCGACTGATGTCGTTGGCTCCGTCCATGACAACCATCTACGAGGATCCCATTGCGGCCGAGAAGCTTGCGGACGAGTGGAATTCCGCAGAAAGCCCTATGCAGCCAGAATCCAAGTTGGCTGACGATGCTGCTGCGGTTAATCAAAAGATCATTCCAACCGAGCTCATTCAAGTTGGAGACATTGTGATCCTCCGTCCCGGCGACAAAGTTCCCGCCGATGGTGTGGTCATTCGGGGCGAGAGCTACGTTGACGAAAGTATGATTACAGGAGAAGCGCTTCCTAtccacaagaagaaaagaagccaTATCGTCGCGGGTACGGTCAACGGCACGGGTGCCATTGACTTCAAGGTGATTCGGGCTGGCAAGGACACCCAGTTGAGTCAGATCgtcaagctcgtccaggACGCTCAGACGAGTCGCGCTCCGATTCAACGCATGGCTGATCTCGTCGCTGGATATTTTGTCCCAGCGATCATCGCCCTTGGCTTGACGACTTTCTTTGGCTGGATGTTTCTCAGCCACGTTTTATCTAATCCGCCCAAGATCTTCCAAATGGAAGGTAGTGGCGGTCGAGTCATGGTTTGTCTGAAGCTATGCATCTCAGTCGTCGTTTTCGCCTGCCCATGTGCTCTTGGCCTCAGCACCCCGACCGCTGTCATGGTGGGAACAGGTGTCGGCGCTGAACACGGTATCCTTGTCAAGGGCGGTGCGGTGCTCGAAGCAGCCACCAAGGTCAATCATGTTGTGTTCGACAAGACAGGCACGCTGACCACAGGACGCATGAGTGTAGCTCAAGTCAAGATGGAGCCCCATTGGACTGCGAATGACTGGCGACGACGGTTGTGGTGGCTGGTTGTCGGACTCGCGGAAATGGGCAGTGAACATCCAATTGGCCGGGCTATTCTCGCCGAGGCTCATTCTGAAGTTGGCCAGGCAGGACAAGATGGGCTACCTGGTAGTGTGGGAGACTTCGATACCTGTGTCGGCCAAGGTATCTCTGCCGTAGTCGAGCCCGCATCCAGCGTGGAACGAGTCCGCTACCATGTTTTGTTGGGCAATGCGACTTTCTTGCGATCACGGGACGTCTCCGTACCCGCCGCGGCTGACCCCGACTCTGTCGATGCTGGCGTAGAGTCCGCTGCGTCAACATCGAAACCCACTGCCGAGCCTTCTGGCATTACCCATATCCACGTCGCGATCGACAACCGCTACGCTGGAAGAATTTCCTTGCGGGATAGTGTCAAAGACTCGTCTGTCGCCGCGATCGCCGCTCTTCACCGCATGGGCATTGCAACATCCATGGTCACTGGAGATACATTGTCAACAGCACTTTCTATTGCCGCAGCGGTTGGGATTCCCTCTTCTGCGGTTCATGCATCTGCTTCGCCTTCAGACAAGCgttccatcatctccacgcTTCAACTCAACGGCGACCGTGTCGCAATGGTAGGCGACGGAATCAACGACTCCCCTGCGCTGGCCACTGCCTCCGTCGGTATTGCCTTGGCCTCAGGAACAGACGTGGCCATGGAGGCAGCCGATATCGTTTTGATGCGCCCTGACGACTTGCTTTCCGTTCCCGCGAGTCTGTCGCTATCTCGCACGGTCTTCAATCGCATCAAACTTAATCTCATTTGGGCGTGTCTCTACAACGTCATTGGTTTGCCTTTCGCCATgggtctcttcctcccgtTTACAGGGTTTATGCTCCCTCCAATGGCCGCTGGCGCTGCCATGGCCATGTCCAGCGTTTCGGTTGTCGTGAGCAGCTTGCTCTTGAAACTCTGGCGTCGTCCGTCTTGGATGCAGGTTGAGCGACTGGAAAAGGAAGTGGCTTCAGGTGCCATTCCTGCCAATGGAGTATCCCGTAAGACCGGCTGGTGGACGCCCGCCACCATTCTCTCTGATCACCCCCAGTCACTACGTCGCCGTATTCAGGGTGGACTGGCGTCGCTATGGTCCATTGTCTCTGGCAGACAGACTACCATCCGTGAGGATGACGGCTATGTCCCGTTACAAACCGTCGAACCCCCTGTTTAA